Proteins from a single region of Caloramator sp. E03:
- the map gene encoding type I methionyl aminopeptidase, with translation MIYIKSDNEIENMRKSGRIVAETLAKLEEVIKPGITTKELDRIAEEYIISCGARPSFKGYYGFPATLCTSINEEVVHGIPKDRVLQEGDIISVDCGAYYNGFHGDAARTFPVGKISSEVQKLIDVTRESFFEGIKYAIVGNRIGDISNAIQTYVESFGFSVVRDYVGHGIGKKMHEEPPVPNYGKSGRGPKLLKGMTLAIEPMVNMGTFAVKERFDGCSEIMTVITYDGKPSAHYENTIVILDNGPEILTILK, from the coding sequence ATGATATATATTAAATCAGATAATGAAATAGAGAATATGCGGAAATCAGGCAGGATCGTGGCAGAAACTTTGGCAAAATTAGAAGAGGTAATTAAACCTGGAATTACAACTAAAGAGCTCGATAGGATTGCAGAAGAATATATAATAAGCTGTGGAGCCCGTCCTTCCTTTAAAGGATATTACGGGTTTCCAGCGACTCTTTGTACCTCAATTAATGAAGAAGTTGTTCACGGTATTCCTAAAGACAGAGTACTTCAGGAAGGAGATATTATTAGTGTAGACTGTGGAGCTTATTATAATGGTTTCCATGGTGATGCAGCAAGAACGTTTCCTGTGGGTAAGATATCCTCAGAAGTACAAAAACTAATAGATGTTACCAGGGAAAGCTTTTTTGAAGGAATAAAGTATGCAATAGTTGGGAATAGAATAGGTGATATATCTAATGCGATACAAACTTATGTAGAATCCTTTGGCTTTTCAGTTGTAAGGGATTACGTGGGGCATGGTATTGGAAAGAAAATGCATGAAGAACCTCCAGTGCCTAACTATGGTAAGTCCGGTAGAGGCCCTAAACTATTAAAAGGCATGACACTTGCAATAGAGCCTATGGTCAATATGGGCACCTTTGCAGTTAAAGAAAGATTTGATGGATGTTCTGAAATTATGACAGTAATAACTTATGATGGTAAGCCATCAGCTCATTATGAAAATACTATTGTAATACTTGATAATGGTCCAGAAATTCTGACGATTTTAAAATGA
- a CDS encoding KOW domain-containing RNA-binding protein has product MDVALGQIVHSKAGRDKGKYFVVVGIVDSNYVLIADGDLRKINNPKKKKLMHLVCHDKFAEDIREKLLEGKRINDADIRKSLQSMGLFKEV; this is encoded by the coding sequence ATGGATGTGGCCCTGGGACAGATAGTGCATTCTAAAGCAGGAAGAGATAAAGGTAAATATTTTGTAGTTGTTGGCATTGTGGATAGTAACTATGTGCTTATAGCCGACGGAGATTTAAGAAAAATAAATAACCCAAAGAAGAAAAAATTAATGCATCTTGTTTGCCATGACAAATTTGCAGAAGATATAAGAGAGAAACTTTTAGAAGGCAAACGTATTAATGATGCAGATATTAGAAAAAGTCTGCAATCAATGGGTTTATTTAAGGAGGTTTGA
- the truA gene encoding tRNA pseudouridine(38-40) synthase TruA produces the protein MRNIKLVIEYDGTKYCGWQSQKNGISIEDTLKSAIKSIINEDIKLIGSSRTDAGVHAKGQVANFYCESNIPTERLPFAINSKLPHDIVVLKAEDMPLDFHARYSSLGKRYSYTIFQRKIPPALMRSYVAFCPYELNYDLMRMAGEYFLGTKDFSAFKSSGSSVKTSVRTIRYLEFEKYDNIIRFEIEADGFLYNMVRIIAGTLIDVGIGKIEPEDIESIIESKNRKRAGRTAPASGLCLEKVYYKNDDKA, from the coding sequence ATGAGAAATATAAAGTTAGTAATTGAATATGATGGAACAAAGTATTGTGGCTGGCAAAGCCAAAAAAATGGTATATCAATTGAAGATACCTTAAAATCAGCTATTAAAAGTATAATAAATGAAGATATAAAGCTAATAGGATCAAGTCGTACTGATGCAGGAGTTCATGCTAAAGGACAAGTAGCAAATTTTTATTGTGAATCTAATATTCCAACAGAAAGGCTTCCTTTTGCTATAAATAGTAAACTTCCTCATGATATAGTTGTTTTAAAGGCAGAGGATATGCCCCTTGACTTTCATGCAAGATATAGTAGTTTAGGGAAAAGATATAGCTACACAATATTTCAAAGAAAAATACCTCCTGCATTAATGAGAAGTTATGTTGCCTTTTGCCCTTATGAACTTAATTATGACTTGATGCGAATGGCAGGAGAATATTTTTTAGGGACTAAAGATTTTTCAGCTTTTAAATCCTCGGGAAGTTCTGTAAAAACTTCAGTTAGAACCATTAGATATCTTGAGTTTGAAAAGTATGATAATATAATAAGGTTTGAAATTGAAGCTGATGGATTTTTGTATAATATGGTTCGTATAATAGCAGGAACTTTAATTGATGTTGGTATAGGTAAAATTGAACCTGAAGATATTGAGAGTATAATAGAATCTAAAAATAGAAAAAGAGCAGGAAGAACAGCACCCGCATCAGGGCTTTGCCTTGAAAAAGTTTATTATAAAAACGATGATAAAGCTTGA
- the rpsD gene encoding 30S ribosomal protein S4 yields the protein MARYTGPSCKLCRREGVKLYLKGDRCYSEKCAIARRAYAPGQHGQNRKKLTNYGLQLREKQKAKRIYGVLESQFRRYYEEADRLKGITGENLLRLLELRLDNVVFRLGFANSRTEARQLVRHSHFTVNGKKVNIPSYQVKVGDVIALKDKSRDSEKFKAIAEVATSVPKWLTVDKDKMEGQVIALPQREDIDIPVNETLIVELYSK from the coding sequence ATGGCAAGATATACAGGACCAAGCTGTAAACTTTGCAGAAGAGAAGGTGTAAAGCTTTATCTAAAAGGAGATAGGTGCTATTCAGAAAAATGTGCAATTGCAAGGAGAGCTTATGCGCCAGGACAGCATGGGCAAAATAGAAAGAAATTAACAAACTATGGATTACAGCTTAGAGAAAAACAAAAGGCAAAGAGAATATATGGGGTACTCGAATCACAGTTTAGAAGGTATTATGAAGAAGCAGACAGATTAAAAGGAATTACAGGTGAAAACCTTTTAAGACTTCTTGAATTAAGGCTTGATAATGTTGTTTTCAGACTTGGATTTGCAAATTCAAGAACTGAAGCAAGACAGCTTGTAAGACATAGCCACTTTACAGTTAACGGTAAGAAGGTTAATATCCCATCATACCAGGTAAAAGTTGGTGATGTCATTGCTCTTAAAGATAAGAGCAGAGATAGTGAAAAGTTTAAAGCAATTGCAGAGGTAGCTACAAGTGTACCAAAGTGGCTTACTGTAGATAAGGATAAGATGGAAGGTCAAGTTATAGCACTTCCACAAAGAGAAGATATAGATATTCCAGTTAATGAAACATTGATTGTTGAGTTGTATAGTAAATAA
- the rpsM gene encoding 30S ribosomal protein S13: MARIAGVDLPREKRVEIALTYIYGIGRPSANKILKETGVNPDTRVKNLTEDEIAKLRDYIDKNYTVEGDLRREVALNIKRLMEIGCYRGLRHRRGLPVRGQRTKTNARTRKGPRRAIGGKKK, translated from the coding sequence ATGGCAAGAATTGCTGGTGTTGACTTACCAAGAGAGAAGAGGGTAGAAATAGCTCTCACTTATATATACGGCATAGGCAGACCAAGTGCAAATAAGATATTAAAGGAAACTGGAGTAAATCCTGATACAAGGGTAAAGAATCTTACAGAAGATGAAATTGCAAAGCTTAGAGATTACATTGATAAGAATTATACTGTAGAGGGAGACTTAAGAAGAGAAGTTGCTCTTAACATTAAAAGATTAATGGAAATTGGTTGCTATAGAGGATTAAGACATAGAAGAGGATTACCAGTTCGTGGTCAAAGAACAAAAACTAATGCAAGAACAAGAAAAGGACCAAGAAGAGCAATTGGCGGCAAGAAAAAGTAA
- a CDS encoding energy-coupling factor transporter ATPase — MSIKIENLVYKYMVGTPFEKIAIDNVNLEIEDGEFIGLIGHTGSGKSTLIQQLNGLLKPTSGKIYIDGEDITLKGINLKKIREKVGLVFQYPEYQLFEETVFKDVAFGPRNLGLPEEEILKRVKRALKMVGIDFEKYKDVSPFDLSGGQRRRIAIAGVLAMEPKILILDEPTAGLDPKGRDEILEEIKKLHREYKNTVILVSHSMEDVAKLVDRLIVMYKGKNILTGTPREVFREIDTLEKIGLAVPQVTYLVRELRKRGMDIREDIITVEEAEDELVRFLRRDKK, encoded by the coding sequence ATGTCAATTAAAATAGAGAATCTTGTGTATAAATATATGGTTGGAACACCCTTTGAGAAAATAGCAATAGACAATGTAAACCTTGAAATAGAAGATGGAGAATTTATAGGCTTAATTGGGCATACAGGTTCAGGTAAATCAACCCTCATTCAGCAATTAAATGGTCTTTTGAAGCCTACTTCAGGGAAGATATATATAGACGGTGAGGATATAACATTAAAGGGAATAAATCTTAAAAAAATTAGGGAAAAGGTAGGCCTTGTTTTTCAGTATCCAGAGTATCAGCTTTTTGAAGAAACAGTTTTTAAAGACGTTGCATTTGGCCCTCGAAATTTAGGCTTACCTGAAGAAGAAATATTAAAGAGGGTAAAAAGAGCATTAAAAATGGTTGGAATAGATTTTGAAAAATATAAAGATGTATCTCCCTTTGATTTAAGTGGTGGTCAAAGAAGGAGGATTGCAATAGCTGGTGTACTTGCAATGGAGCCTAAAATACTAATATTAGACGAGCCAACAGCAGGCCTTGATCCTAAAGGTAGGGATGAAATACTCGAAGAAATAAAGAAGCTTCATAGAGAATATAAAAATACTGTAATACTTGTATCTCACAGCATGGAGGATGTTGCAAAACTTGTTGACAGATTAATTGTTATGTATAAGGGTAAGAACATACTAACAGGTACTCCAAGGGAAGTATTTAGAGAGATAGATACCTTGGAAAAAATTGGACTTGCAGTTCCTCAAGTTACTTATCTTGTTCGTGAACTTAGAAAAAGAGGAATGGATATAAGAGAGGATATAATAACTGTTGAAGAAGCTGAAGATGAACTTGTAAGGTTTTTAAGGAGAGATAAGAAATGA
- a CDS encoding adenylate kinase, giving the protein MNIVLLGPPGAGKGTQAKQIAEKFNIPHISTGDIFRKNIKEKTPLGITAKEYIDKGYLVPDEITIAIVEDRLKQDDCLDGFLLDGFPRTIEQADALDSVLLSINKKLEYVIDIQVSEDELIKRLTGRRICTACGASYHIIFNPPKQEGICDICNAKLVQRPDDSIETVKNRLDVYKKQTEPLINYYKDKQIYYGINGQQDIQKVFSDICSVLGSGNK; this is encoded by the coding sequence ATGAATATAGTTCTTCTTGGGCCTCCAGGTGCAGGTAAGGGAACGCAGGCAAAACAGATAGCAGAAAAGTTTAATATACCACATATTTCAACTGGTGATATTTTTAGAAAGAATATAAAAGAAAAAACCCCCCTTGGAATTACTGCTAAAGAATATATAGATAAAGGTTATCTTGTTCCTGATGAGATAACTATTGCGATAGTTGAAGATAGATTAAAGCAGGATGATTGCCTTGATGGATTTTTGCTTGATGGTTTTCCAAGGACGATAGAACAGGCGGATGCCCTTGATAGTGTTTTATTATCAATAAATAAAAAACTTGAATATGTAATTGATATTCAAGTTTCTGAGGATGAATTGATTAAAAGGCTTACAGGAAGAAGAATATGCACTGCCTGCGGTGCAAGTTATCATATAATCTTTAATCCTCCTAAACAAGAGGGAATATGTGATATTTGTAATGCTAAATTAGTTCAAAGACCTGATGATAGCATAGAAACCGTAAAGAATAGGTTAGATGTATATAAAAAACAAACAGAACCGCTTATTAATTATTACAAAGATAAGCAAATATATTATGGTATTAATGGCCAACAAGATATACAGAAAGTTTTTAGTGATATCTGCAGCGTGTTAGGGAGCGGTAATAAATGA
- a CDS encoding energy-coupling factor transporter transmembrane component T family protein, protein MIKDITIGQYLPGDSFIHKLDPRVKILLSFAYIVILFIVDNYSGYVFIAAFTLMVIVLSKIPFKYMFKGLKPILWIIIFTAVLNSILTPGNTIYKVGPINITDKGIYLAVFMVLRLVFLIVGTSILTLTTSPIALTDGIERLLNPFKKIGVPAHELAMMMTIALRFIPTLLDETDKIMKAQMARGADFETGNIIKRAQSLIPILVPLFISSFRRADDLALAMEARCYRGGEGRTRLKQLKIEKRDYVAIAATTILMIISILSRRLWI, encoded by the coding sequence ATGATAAAAGATATAACGATAGGTCAGTACCTCCCAGGAGATTCCTTTATTCACAAACTTGATCCAAGAGTTAAAATACTGTTATCTTTTGCTTATATAGTTATACTTTTTATTGTAGATAATTACTCTGGATATGTTTTTATTGCAGCTTTTACTTTAATGGTTATAGTATTATCGAAAATACCATTTAAGTACATGTTTAAAGGGTTAAAGCCTATATTATGGATAATAATATTTACTGCTGTATTAAACTCAATTTTAACACCAGGGAATACAATATATAAGGTTGGGCCTATTAATATTACAGATAAGGGAATATACCTTGCAGTATTTATGGTTTTAAGGCTTGTTTTCCTAATTGTTGGAACATCAATACTAACCCTTACTACATCGCCTATAGCTTTAACAGATGGAATTGAAAGGCTTTTAAATCCTTTTAAGAAAATAGGTGTTCCAGCTCACGAACTTGCTATGATGATGACCATAGCCTTAAGGTTTATACCTACACTTCTTGATGAGACTGATAAAATAATGAAAGCACAGATGGCTCGTGGAGCAGATTTTGAAACAGGAAATATAATAAAGAGAGCTCAAAGCCTTATACCAATACTTGTTCCTCTTTTTATAAGTTCATTTAGAAGGGCAGACGATCTTGCACTTGCAATGGAAGCAAGATGCTATAGAGGAGGAGAAGGAAGAACCAGATTAAAACAGCTTAAAATTGAAAAAAGGGATTATGTAGCAATAGCTGCTACAACTATTCTTATGATAATTTCGATATTAAGCAGGCGATTATGGATATGA
- a CDS encoding energy-coupling factor transporter ATPase, whose amino-acid sequence MEDSMLWANKIYFCYRKDDDKNNEKSIVLNGIDLKIKKGEFVVIIGHNGSGKSTLAKHFNAILVPTKGDVIVDGLNTKDNKRLWEIRQRAGMVFQNPDNQIVATIVEEDVAFGPENLGIPPEKIRQRVDEALAAVDMLAYAHHGPHLLSGGQKQRVAIAGVLAMRPECIILDEPTAMLDPSGRKEVLDTIKRLNKEEGITIVLITHFMEEAVEADRVVVMEDGKIILEGSPKNVFSRVEEIKRLGLDVPEMTELAYELRKSGIKVREDILTIEEMVDAICQLK is encoded by the coding sequence ATGGAAGACAGTATGCTCTGGGCTAATAAAATATATTTTTGTTATAGAAAAGATGATGACAAAAATAATGAAAAAAGTATAGTACTTAATGGGATAGATTTAAAAATAAAAAAAGGCGAATTTGTAGTTATAATAGGGCATAATGGCTCAGGAAAATCTACCCTTGCAAAGCATTTCAATGCAATACTTGTTCCAACAAAAGGTGATGTCATTGTTGATGGATTAAATACAAAAGATAATAAGAGGCTTTGGGAGATACGTCAAAGAGCAGGTATGGTGTTTCAAAATCCAGATAACCAAATTGTTGCAACTATTGTTGAGGAAGATGTGGCTTTTGGTCCTGAAAACTTAGGAATTCCTCCAGAAAAAATAAGACAAAGAGTTGACGAAGCTTTGGCAGCTGTTGATATGCTTGCTTATGCACATCATGGACCTCATCTTCTGTCAGGAGGTCAAAAACAGAGAGTGGCAATTGCTGGAGTACTTGCAATGAGACCAGAATGTATTATACTTGATGAACCAACAGCTATGCTTGATCCCTCTGGAAGAAAAGAAGTATTAGATACAATAAAAAGGCTTAACAAAGAAGAAGGAATAACTATTGTTTTAATTACACACTTTATGGAAGAGGCAGTAGAAGCTGATAGAGTTGTTGTTATGGAAGATGGGAAAATAATACTTGAAGGAAGTCCCAAAAATGTTTTCTCAAGGGTTGAAGAAATAAAAAGATTAGGCCTTGATGTTCCAGAAATGACAGAACTTGCTTATGAGTTGAGAAAAAGTGGCATTAAAGTAAGAGAAGATATATTAACTATTGAAGAGATGGTGGATGCAATATGTCAATTAAAATAG
- a CDS encoding DNA-directed RNA polymerase subunit alpha has product MFEIEKPKVECIEKSEDGTYGKFVIEPLERGYGITLGNALRRILLSSLPGAAVTSVKIDGVLHEFSTVPGVKEDAVEIILNLKGLAIKYEDQEPKTAIIDVTGPAKVTGKDIRTDGSIEIINKDHEIATVSEGGRLYMEMVIDRGRGYVPSDRNKEPNQAIGVIPVDSIYTPVKRVNYYVENTRVGQITDYDKLTLEIWTNGTIAPDEAISLSAKILIEHFKLFLSLTDRADSVEIMVEKEDEKKDKVLDMTIEELDLSVRSYNCLKRAGINTVQELVQKTEEDMMKVRNLGKKSLEEVEQKLQALGLSLKKNDE; this is encoded by the coding sequence ATGTTTGAAATTGAAAAGCCAAAAGTTGAATGCATAGAAAAAAGTGAAGATGGAACATACGGTAAGTTTGTCATAGAACCTCTTGAAAGAGGATATGGAATAACTCTTGGCAATGCTTTAAGGAGGATACTTTTATCCTCTCTGCCTGGGGCAGCGGTAACTTCAGTAAAAATTGATGGAGTGCTTCATGAGTTTTCAACTGTTCCAGGGGTTAAAGAAGATGCAGTAGAAATAATTCTTAACCTAAAAGGGCTTGCAATAAAATATGAAGATCAAGAGCCAAAAACTGCGATTATTGATGTAACAGGTCCTGCTAAGGTTACTGGAAAGGATATACGTACTGATGGGAGTATAGAAATTATTAATAAAGACCATGAAATAGCTACTGTCAGTGAAGGTGGAAGGCTTTATATGGAAATGGTAATTGACAGAGGAAGAGGCTATGTTCCATCAGACAGAAATAAAGAACCTAACCAGGCTATAGGAGTTATTCCGGTAGATTCAATTTATACACCTGTTAAAAGAGTAAACTACTATGTAGAAAATACACGTGTTGGGCAAATTACTGATTACGATAAGTTAACTCTTGAGATTTGGACTAATGGAACAATTGCTCCAGATGAGGCTATAAGTCTTTCAGCAAAAATTTTAATTGAACATTTTAAGCTATTTCTTAGCCTTACTGATCGTGCTGATTCAGTTGAAATTATGGTTGAAAAAGAAGATGAGAAAAAAGACAAAGTACTTGATATGACTATAGAGGAACTTGACTTGTCTGTAAGATCTTATAACTGCTTAAAACGTGCAGGTATTAATACAGTTCAAGAGCTTGTTCAAAAGACAGAAGAAGATATGATGAAAGTTAGAAACCTTGGTAAGAAATCATTAGAAGAGGTTGAACAAAAACTTCAGGCTCTTGGATTAAGCTTAAAGAAAAATGACGAATAA
- the infA gene encoding translation initiation factor IF-1, which yields MSKDDVIELQGTVIEALPNAMFQVELENGHKILAHISGKLRMNFIKILPGDKVTVEISPYDLSRGRIIWRAK from the coding sequence ATGTCAAAGGACGATGTTATTGAATTACAAGGAACAGTAATTGAGGCTTTACCAAATGCGATGTTTCAGGTAGAATTAGAAAACGGACATAAAATTCTTGCACATATTTCAGGAAAACTTAGAATGAACTTTATAAAAATACTTCCAGGCGATAAAGTTACAGTTGAAATATCACCTTATGATTTATCTCGTGGAAGAATTATTTGGAGAGCAAAGTGA
- the rpmJ gene encoding 50S ribosomal protein L36, with product MKVRPSVKPICEKCKIIKRHGRVMVICENPKHKQKQG from the coding sequence ATGAAGGTTAGGCCATCAGTAAAACCGATATGTGAAAAATGCAAAATTATAAAGAGACATGGTAGAGTAATGGTTATATGTGAAAACCCAAAGCATAAACAAAAGCAGGGTTAA
- the rplQ gene encoding 50S ribosomal protein L17, with amino-acid sequence MAGHRKLGRPTDQRKAMLRNLVTSFFKSEDGRIITTEMRAKEVRSIAEKMITLAKRGDLHARRQVLSFITEEEVVNKLFNDTAKRYQERNGGYTRIVKIGPRRGDAAETVILELV; translated from the coding sequence GTGGCAGGACATCGTAAACTAGGACGTCCAACTGATCAGAGAAAAGCTATGTTAAGAAACCTTGTAACAAGCTTTTTTAAATCAGAGGATGGTAGAATAATTACAACTGAAATGAGAGCTAAGGAAGTTAGAAGCATTGCTGAAAAGATGATAACCCTTGCAAAAAGGGGAGATCTTCATGCAAGAAGGCAAGTTCTTTCTTTTATAACAGAAGAAGAAGTTGTAAATAAATTATTTAATGACACAGCAAAAAGATATCAAGAAAGAAATGGTGGATATACAAGGATAGTTAAAATAGGACCAAGAAGAGGAGATGCAGCAGAGACTGTAATCCTTGAACTTGTATAA
- a CDS encoding IS1634 family transposase: protein MRLQIVKSKNAASLYVVKSVYEKGNRTSKVVEKLGTYDELLKKLNGQDPIEWGKRYVEELNRKEKEEKREILVKYSPVKQINKDEQHTFNGSYLFLQKIYNELGLQNICKNISDKHKFNFNLNSILSRLIYARIIYPSSKLATYELSKKFIEQPDFELQHIYRALEVISEETDFIQSELYKNSLKVCNRNKGVLYYDCTNYFFEIEQEEGLKQYGVSKEHRPNPIVQMGLFMDGDGIPLAFCINKGNTNEQVTLKPLEQKIISEFGLSKFIICTDAGLASTANRKFNNIQNRAFITTQSIKKLKSHLKEWALDPKGWHLSDSDKVYNLNEINEEADINKIFYKERWIKEDGLEQKLIVTFSLKYRNYQRTIRGNQIERAQEVIDTNPTKLKKCNANDYKRFISKTHYTPDGEVAEKELYSINADLIAQEAMYDGFYAVCTNISDDAAAIIKINRRRWEIEESFRIMKSEFKARPVYLRRDDRIKAHFTTCFISLMIYRLLEKKLSEKYTCSDIISGLREMNFYEIKNEGYIPIYTRTDFTDDLHDKFGFRTDYQIINMKQMKKIFKDTKK from the coding sequence ATGAGATTACAAATTGTTAAATCAAAAAATGCAGCATCCTTATACGTAGTTAAATCTGTTTATGAAAAAGGCAATCGTACTTCAAAAGTAGTTGAGAAGCTTGGCACTTATGATGAACTTTTAAAAAAACTAAACGGACAAGACCCTATAGAATGGGGGAAGAGGTACGTTGAAGAGTTAAATAGAAAAGAAAAAGAAGAGAAAAGAGAAATATTAGTAAAATACTCGCCTGTTAAACAAATTAACAAAGACGAACAGCATACTTTTAATGGTAGTTACTTGTTTTTACAAAAAATATATAACGAGCTTGGGCTGCAAAATATCTGTAAAAATATTTCGGATAAACATAAATTTAATTTTAATCTAAATTCAATACTATCAAGATTAATTTATGCAAGAATTATTTATCCATCATCTAAGCTTGCTACATACGAACTATCAAAAAAATTTATTGAGCAGCCTGATTTTGAGCTTCAGCATATTTATAGAGCTTTAGAAGTAATTTCAGAAGAAACAGATTTTATTCAGTCAGAATTATATAAGAACAGTCTTAAAGTTTGCAATCGTAATAAAGGAGTTCTCTATTATGACTGCACCAACTATTTCTTTGAAATTGAACAGGAAGAAGGATTAAAACAGTATGGAGTATCGAAGGAACATAGACCCAATCCAATTGTTCAAATGGGACTTTTCATGGATGGAGACGGCATCCCCCTTGCATTTTGTATAAACAAAGGTAATACTAATGAACAAGTAACTTTAAAACCTTTAGAGCAAAAAATTATATCCGAATTTGGGCTTTCAAAATTTATCATTTGTACAGATGCAGGGCTTGCATCTACAGCTAATAGAAAATTTAATAATATACAAAATCGAGCTTTTATTACTACACAATCTATTAAAAAATTAAAATCACATTTAAAAGAATGGGCGTTAGACCCCAAAGGATGGCATCTTAGCGATTCAGACAAAGTATATAATTTAAACGAAATTAACGAAGAAGCAGATATTAATAAAATTTTTTATAAGGAACGCTGGATAAAAGAAGACGGGCTTGAACAAAAACTTATTGTAACATTTTCCTTGAAATATAGAAACTATCAAAGAACTATAAGAGGTAACCAAATAGAGAGAGCTCAAGAGGTTATTGATACCAATCCTACAAAATTGAAGAAATGTAATGCTAATGATTACAAACGCTTTATTTCAAAGACTCACTACACACCTGACGGTGAAGTAGCTGAAAAAGAATTATACAGCATTAATGCTGATTTAATAGCACAAGAGGCAATGTATGATGGTTTTTACGCAGTATGTACAAATATAAGTGATGATGCTGCCGCAATTATAAAAATTAATAGAAGGCGTTGGGAAATAGAAGAGTCCTTCCGTATTATGAAATCAGAGTTTAAGGCAAGACCAGTATATTTAAGAAGAGATGATAGAATAAAAGCGCATTTTACAACTTGTTTCATTTCCCTGATGATATATAGGCTATTAGAAAAAAAGCTTTCAGAAAAATATACGTGTAGCGATATTATATCAGGACTTAGAGAAATGAATTTTTATGAGATTAAGAATGAGGGCTATATTCCAATATATACAAGGACTGATTTTACAGATGATTTACATGACAAATTTGGCTTTAGAACGGATTATCAAATAATTAATATGAAACAAATGAAGAAAATTTTTAAAGACACGAAAAAATAA
- the rpsK gene encoding 30S ribosomal protein S11: MAAQAKGKKVRKKRERKNVDRGAAHIKSTFNNTIVTITDTAGNAIAWSSAGGLGFRGSRKSTPFAAQMAAETAAKVAIDHGMKTVEVYVKGPGSGREAAIRALQAAGLEVSLIKDVTPIPHNGCRPPKRRRV; encoded by the coding sequence ATGGCAGCTCAAGCAAAGGGCAAAAAAGTGAGAAAAAAGAGAGAACGTAAAAATGTTGATCGTGGAGCAGCACATATTAAGTCCACATTTAACAATACAATAGTAACAATAACTGATACTGCAGGAAATGCTATTGCATGGTCAAGTGCTGGAGGACTTGGTTTTAGAGGTTCAAGAAAGAGCACACCATTTGCTGCACAGATGGCAGCTGAAACTGCAGCTAAGGTTGCAATAGATCATGGAATGAAAACAGTAGAAGTATATGTTAAAGGTCCCGGATCAGGTAGAGAAGCAGCTATTAGAGCTCTTCAAGCTGCTGGTCTTGAAGTTAGCCTTATAAAGGATGTTACCCCAATTCCTCATAATGGCTGCAGACCACCAAAGAGAAGAAGAGTCTAA